A part of Halobacterium jilantaiense genomic DNA contains:
- a CDS encoding phytoene/squalene synthase family protein: MTRHHTDPSESPLTYCHNTVTDVSRTFALTIDALDAPLDDQICVGYLLCRIPDTIEDATHLPATAQQTLLQTYYEALSPDSPTSTEAFTRHARQWTPTQSPSADWTLVENTPTVMAAFDQFSQRTREAMRSPIREMIQGMLRFVQRYTGELGIRIQTTTELRSYCHYVAGTVGTLITNLLARQSLGHSREATLRKNAEHFGRLLQLVNIAKDVRDDYVTEDNVYLPNEWLAAEGVPQDELIHPDYRSGAISVLSRTLDRAQQHLDPAQSYIEKMPLGDGNTAAAWAVPYLLAVGTLRELRADPEAAFSTAEVKVSRQEVQTIMNTMCATDRQYLGVLQERIADSPLEAAPQEFAE; the protein is encoded by the coding sequence ATGACGCGACACCACACAGACCCCTCCGAGTCGCCCCTCACGTACTGCCACAACACAGTCACCGACGTCTCGCGTACGTTCGCTCTAACAATCGACGCACTTGACGCCCCACTGGACGATCAGATTTGCGTCGGCTACCTACTTTGCCGGATTCCAGACACAATTGAGGACGCCACCCACCTTCCAGCAACGGCACAGCAAACACTCCTCCAGACGTACTACGAGGCTCTTAGCCCTGATTCACCGACATCAACTGAAGCGTTCACACGACACGCCAGACAGTGGACCCCAACTCAGTCTCCCTCCGCGGATTGGACGCTCGTCGAGAACACACCGACCGTGATGGCCGCATTTGACCAATTCTCACAGCGGACTCGGGAGGCAATGCGGTCTCCTATCCGTGAGATGATTCAGGGTATGCTCCGATTCGTCCAGCGATACACCGGTGAACTTGGAATCCGAATCCAGACCACCACTGAACTGCGCAGCTACTGCCACTATGTTGCAGGGACTGTCGGGACGCTCATCACAAACCTCCTCGCCAGACAGTCGCTTGGTCACTCTCGTGAGGCCACCCTGCGGAAGAACGCCGAACACTTCGGTCGACTCCTCCAACTAGTAAATATCGCGAAGGACGTCCGCGACGACTACGTGACCGAGGACAACGTGTACCTCCCGAATGAGTGGCTGGCAGCCGAAGGCGTTCCACAGGACGAACTCATTCACCCAGACTATCGTTCTGGCGCTATCTCAGTCCTCTCTCGGACGCTCGATCGGGCACAGCAACATCTCGACCCTGCGCAATCCTACATCGAGAAGATGCCCCTTGGCGATGGGAACACCGCTGCTGCATGGGCTGTTCCGTATCTGTTAGCCGTCGGCACGCTCCGAGAACTCCGCGCAGACCCCGAGGCCGCGTTTTCTACAGCGGAAGTGAAGGTGTCTCGGCAGGAGGTTCAAACAATCATGAATACCATGTGTGCGACTGACCGCCAGTATCTCGGTGTCCTACAGGAACGGATTGCTGATAGCCCGCTTGAAGCCGCCCCGCAGGAGTTCGCAGAGTAA
- a CDS encoding TetR/AcrR family transcriptional regulator, whose protein sequence is MSLENYGEDMSPGKRDIMEATHSAVKKHGYGDLTIQDIADEFDRSKSLLYYHYDGRDDLLVDFLEYILGGFLANLPEEGTAPREELNDLIDLLLPTTVDEEPYRLMLAMFELRMNAPHDQAVREQYLEVEEELRTILEGILRRGIKANEFIDVDVQVEAEALLSLLVGTRARRLTVYDPDQSIETLKAAIDAHIDRISTAST, encoded by the coding sequence ATGAGTCTCGAGAACTATGGCGAGGACATGAGCCCGGGGAAACGGGATATCATGGAAGCCACCCACAGTGCCGTTAAAAAGCACGGCTACGGTGATCTCACCATCCAGGATATCGCCGACGAGTTTGACCGTAGCAAATCTCTCCTCTACTATCACTACGACGGTCGAGACGACCTGCTCGTCGATTTCCTCGAGTACATACTCGGCGGATTTCTCGCGAACCTCCCCGAAGAAGGAACTGCCCCCAGAGAAGAACTCAACGATCTCATCGACCTCCTCCTCCCAACGACGGTCGACGAAGAACCCTATCGCCTGATGCTGGCGATGTTCGAACTTAGAATGAATGCACCCCATGACCAGGCTGTTCGTGAGCAGTACCTCGAGGTCGAAGAGGAGCTTAGGACAATCCTGGAGGGCATCCTCCGGCGGGGAATCAAAGCGAACGAATTCATTGATGTCGACGTCCAGGTCGAAGCAGAGGCGCTGCTTTCACTGCTCGTGGGGACTCGTGCCCGCCGACTCACCGTCTATGACCCGGATCAGTCGATTGAGACGTTGAAAGCAGCTATTGACGCTCATATCGACCGGATTTCAACAGCGAGCACATAG